A DNA window from Nocardioides palaemonis contains the following coding sequences:
- a CDS encoding L-threonylcarbamoyladenylate synthase, with amino-acid sequence MDRIDTSTPEGREQAVTAAAAAVRRGELVVIPTDTVYGIAADAFSHDAVQALLDAKGRGREMPPPVLVSAATTLDALSEGVPAWARTLVERFWPGPLTLVCRQQGSLMWDLGETRGTVAVRMPDDEVALAVLERTGPLAVSSANLTGRPAATDADAAEEMLGDAVAVIVDAGTSPGGEASTIVDVTVPEGRVLRLGALSLEVLNEALTEHGVVLADQG; translated from the coding sequence GTGGACAGGATCGACACCTCGACCCCGGAGGGACGCGAGCAGGCGGTGACCGCTGCTGCTGCCGCCGTACGACGCGGAGAGCTGGTGGTGATCCCCACCGACACCGTCTACGGCATCGCCGCGGACGCGTTCTCCCACGACGCCGTGCAGGCCCTCCTCGACGCCAAGGGCCGCGGCCGCGAGATGCCGCCGCCGGTGCTCGTCTCCGCGGCGACCACGCTCGACGCCCTGTCCGAGGGCGTGCCGGCGTGGGCCCGCACGCTGGTCGAGCGGTTCTGGCCGGGGCCGCTGACGCTCGTGTGCCGCCAGCAGGGCTCGCTCATGTGGGACCTCGGCGAGACGCGCGGCACCGTCGCGGTGCGGATGCCCGACGACGAAGTCGCGCTCGCGGTCCTCGAGCGCACCGGCCCGCTGGCGGTGAGCTCGGCCAACCTCACCGGCCGCCCGGCCGCCACCGACGCCGACGCCGCCGAGGAGATGCTCGGTGACGCCGTCGCCGTGATCGTGGACGCCGGGACCTCGCCGGGCGGGGAGGCGTCGACGATCGTCGACGTCACCGTGCCCGAGGGCCGCGTGCTGCGCCTGGGGGCGCTCTCCCTCGAGGTGCTCAACGAGGCGCTCACCGAGCACGGCGTGGTGCTCGCCGACCAGGGCTAG
- the prmC gene encoding peptide chain release factor N(5)-glutamine methyltransferase has product MRDLRRSAAERLRVAGVASPERDADLLLAHVLDVPLGRLPLVDGLDAAQREAYDVLLARRAAREPLQHLTGSAAFRHVELAVGPGVFVPRPETELLAGWAVDAALALDRPAVVVDLCTGSGAIAKSVADEVPGAEVHAVELDEGALAWAERNLAGTGVDLRHGDLATACEDLAGSVDVVVCNPPYIPLEAWESVAAEARDHDPHLALFSGQDGLDAIRVLERRAAVLLRAGGVVGAEHADVQGESAPAVFAATGRWAEVADHRDLAGRARYLTARLAR; this is encoded by the coding sequence GTGAGGGACCTGCGCCGCAGCGCGGCCGAGCGGCTGCGCGTGGCCGGGGTCGCCTCGCCCGAGCGTGACGCCGACCTGCTCCTGGCCCACGTCCTCGACGTCCCGCTCGGCCGGCTGCCGCTGGTCGACGGCCTCGACGCCGCCCAGCGAGAGGCGTACGACGTGCTGCTCGCGCGCCGCGCGGCCCGTGAGCCGCTCCAGCACCTGACCGGCTCGGCGGCCTTCCGGCACGTCGAGCTGGCGGTGGGTCCGGGGGTCTTCGTCCCGCGTCCGGAGACCGAGCTCCTCGCCGGCTGGGCGGTCGACGCGGCGCTCGCGCTCGACCGGCCCGCGGTCGTGGTCGACCTCTGCACGGGGTCGGGCGCGATCGCGAAGTCGGTCGCCGACGAGGTGCCAGGCGCCGAGGTGCACGCCGTCGAGCTCGACGAGGGCGCGCTGGCCTGGGCCGAGCGCAACCTCGCCGGCACCGGCGTCGACCTGCGCCACGGCGACCTCGCGACCGCGTGCGAGGACCTTGCCGGCTCGGTCGACGTGGTCGTGTGCAACCCGCCCTACATCCCGCTCGAGGCCTGGGAGTCGGTCGCGGCCGAGGCACGCGACCACGACCCGCACCTCGCCCTGTTCTCGGGCCAGGACGGCCTCGACGCGATCCGGGTGCTGGAGCGCCGCGCCGCCGTGCTCCTGCGGGCCGGGGGAGTGGTCGGCGCCGAGCACGCCGACGTCCAGGGGGAGTCCGCGCCGGCCGTCTTCGCGGCGACCGGGCGCTGGGCGGAGGTGGCCGACCACCGCGACCTCGCGGGTCGGGCTCGTTACCTGACCGCGCGACTGGCACGATGA
- a CDS encoding F0F1 ATP synthase subunit B — translation MDHIVLAAAEGETHSPVLPVLSEVILALIVFAILFVLMRKFVIPNFEKTFAERTQAIEGGLSAAESKQAEADAKLAELEKQLADARHEAARIREEAREQGAQIVAEMREQAQAESTRIVEHGKAQIEAERQQAVTSLRAEVGTLATGLAGRIVGESLEDEARQSRVVERFLADLEAQGTTGSVN, via the coding sequence ATGGACCACATCGTCCTGGCGGCGGCGGAGGGGGAGACCCACAGCCCGGTTCTGCCGGTCCTGTCCGAGGTCATCCTCGCCCTGATCGTCTTCGCGATCCTCTTCGTGCTCATGCGCAAGTTCGTCATCCCGAACTTCGAGAAGACGTTCGCCGAGCGCACCCAGGCCATCGAGGGTGGTCTGAGCGCGGCCGAGTCCAAGCAGGCCGAGGCCGACGCCAAGCTCGCCGAGCTCGAGAAGCAACTCGCCGACGCCCGGCACGAGGCGGCGCGCATCCGTGAGGAGGCGCGCGAGCAGGGTGCCCAGATCGTGGCGGAGATGCGGGAGCAGGCCCAGGCCGAGTCCACCCGCATCGTCGAGCACGGCAAGGCGCAGATCGAGGCCGAGCGCCAGCAGGCGGTCACCTCGCTCCGTGCCGAGGTCGGCACGCTCGCGACCGGCCTGGCCGGTCGCATCGTGGGCGAGAGCCTGGAGGACGAGGCTCGCCAGAGCCGCGTCGTCGAGCGCTTCCTCGCCGACCTCGAGGCCCAGGGCACGACGGGGAGCGTCAACTGA
- the atpB gene encoding F0F1 ATP synthase subunit A: MSITQPVAAEGGSEFHAPGPGSFELPPIFGDVTKPMVLLTLSAVLVFGFFYLASRNASLVPGRLQFAGEMVYGFVRNNMARDNIGSEHYMKFVPYLFTLFTFILVNNYYGVIPFLQFPSFSRIGFIVPLALLSWGIYVGAGIWKHGPLGYLKHATMPGGVKGPILLLLVPLEFFSNIIIRPVTLTLRLFGNMFAGHLLLILFATGGAALLASGNLLYGAVGVLSFGLGIGVSFLEMLVMFLQAYVFTLLSSMYIGEALADEH; the protein is encoded by the coding sequence GTGAGCATCACCCAGCCTGTTGCGGCAGAGGGCGGTTCGGAATTCCACGCCCCCGGTCCCGGGAGCTTCGAGCTGCCGCCGATCTTCGGTGACGTCACGAAGCCCATGGTGCTGCTGACCCTGTCGGCCGTGCTCGTGTTCGGCTTCTTCTACCTCGCCTCGCGCAACGCCTCGCTCGTGCCGGGCCGCCTGCAGTTCGCCGGCGAGATGGTCTACGGCTTCGTGCGCAACAACATGGCGCGCGACAACATCGGGTCCGAGCACTACATGAAGTTCGTGCCGTACCTCTTCACGCTGTTCACCTTCATCCTGGTGAACAACTACTACGGCGTGATCCCGTTCCTGCAGTTCCCGAGCTTCTCGCGCATCGGCTTCATCGTCCCGCTGGCGCTGCTCAGCTGGGGCATCTACGTCGGTGCCGGCATCTGGAAGCACGGCCCGCTCGGCTACCTCAAGCACGCCACGATGCCCGGCGGCGTCAAGGGCCCGATCCTGCTGCTGCTCGTGCCGCTGGAGTTCTTCTCGAACATCATCATCCGGCCGGTCACGCTCACGCTGCGTCTGTTCGGCAACATGTTCGCCGGCCACCTGCTGCTGATCCTGTTCGCCACCGGCGGTGCGGCCCTGCTCGCCAGCGGCAACCTGCTCTACGGCGCCGTCGGGGTCCTCTCCTTCGGCCTCGGCATCGGCGTCAGCTTCCTCGAGATGCTGGTCATGTTCCTGCAGGCCTACGTCTTCACCCTGCTGTCCTCGATGTACATCGGCGAGGCCCTCGCCGACGAGCACTGA
- a CDS encoding F0F1 ATP synthase subunit delta, translated as MMRGASADAYAATAGALTGTGDAGAVGQDLFGVADLLRSEPGLRRVATDASVPGEAKAGLVREVLGGKVSDLALAVVTVAVAQRWTASRDLADALERIGVVSVAQSAGGDADRLEDELFAFGQVVQGSPELRDALSDPARSRADKARLLGDLLGDKVHPATVLLVQQALSGSHRTVQVALTEYQKVAAEVRNQGVATVRVARPLADADRERLAASLSRTYGREIHLNVVVDPAVIGGIRVEIGDDVIDGTVASRLDDAGRRLAG; from the coding sequence ATGATGCGAGGTGCGTCTGCCGACGCCTACGCCGCGACGGCCGGGGCCCTGACGGGCACCGGCGACGCCGGTGCCGTCGGTCAGGACCTGTTCGGCGTGGCCGACCTCCTGCGCTCCGAGCCGGGCCTCCGGCGCGTCGCCACCGACGCGTCGGTGCCGGGGGAGGCCAAGGCCGGCCTGGTCCGCGAGGTGCTGGGCGGCAAGGTCTCCGACCTGGCGCTCGCCGTGGTCACCGTCGCCGTCGCCCAGCGGTGGACCGCCAGCCGCGACCTCGCCGACGCGCTCGAGCGCATCGGCGTGGTCTCGGTCGCGCAGTCCGCCGGTGGTGACGCCGACCGGCTGGAGGACGAGCTCTTCGCCTTCGGCCAGGTGGTCCAGGGCAGCCCCGAGCTGCGCGACGCCCTGTCGGACCCGGCGCGCAGCCGCGCCGACAAGGCCCGCCTGCTCGGTGACCTGCTCGGCGACAAGGTGCACCCCGCGACGGTCCTGCTGGTCCAGCAGGCGCTGTCGGGCAGCCACCGGACGGTCCAGGTCGCGCTGACCGAGTACCAGAAGGTGGCCGCCGAGGTCCGCAACCAGGGCGTCGCCACCGTGCGCGTCGCCCGCCCGCTGGCCGACGCCGACCGCGAGCGGCTGGCCGCATCGCTGTCGCGGACGTACGGTCGGGAGATCCACCTCAACGTCGTCGTCGACCCCGCGGTCATCGGCGGCATCCGGGTCGAGATCGGTGACGACGTCATCGACGGGACGGTCGCGAGCCGCCTCGACGACGCCGGGCGCCGGCTCGCCGGCTGA
- the atpA gene encoding F0F1 ATP synthase subunit alpha, producing MTELSIRPDEIRDALQRFVSDYKPESATTEEVGTVAEAADGIARVSGLPSVMANELLEFEDGTLGIALNLDTREVGVVVLGDFDKIEEGQTVRRTGEILSVPVGEGYLGRVVDPLGQPIDGLGDIETSGRRALELQAPTVVQRKSVHEPLATGIKAIDAMTPIGRGQRQLIIGDRATGKTTIAIDTIINQKQNWESGDPDKQVRCIYVAIGQKGSTIASVRGALEEAGALEYTTIVASPASDSAGFKYLAPYTGSAIGQHWMYDGKHVLIVFDDLTKQAEAYRAVSLLLRRPPGREAYPGDVFYLHSRLLERCAKLSDDMGKGSMTGLPIIETKANDVSAFIPTNVISITDGQIFLQSDLFAANQRPAIDVGVSVSRVGGSAMTKAMKAVTGSLKVDLAQFRAMEAFAMFASDLDAASRQQLDRGQRLMALLKQPQYSPYPVEEMTASLWLGTTGRLDKVPTDDVLRFEGEFLDYLRRSHEGILAGIRESLKFDDAAEAELVAAYDSFLDQFETSDGQSIKAGKEEHVALEDEDVEQEQIVKQKRG from the coding sequence ATGACGGAGCTGTCCATCCGTCCGGACGAGATCCGGGACGCGCTGCAGCGCTTCGTGTCGGACTACAAGCCCGAGTCGGCGACCACGGAAGAGGTCGGCACCGTCGCGGAGGCCGCTGACGGCATCGCCCGCGTGAGCGGACTGCCCTCGGTCATGGCCAACGAGCTGCTCGAGTTCGAGGACGGCACGCTGGGCATCGCGCTCAACCTCGACACCCGCGAGGTCGGCGTCGTGGTCCTCGGTGACTTCGACAAGATCGAGGAGGGCCAGACGGTCCGCCGCACGGGCGAGATCCTCTCCGTCCCGGTGGGCGAGGGCTACCTCGGCCGCGTGGTCGACCCGCTCGGCCAGCCGATCGACGGCCTCGGCGACATCGAGACCTCCGGCCGCCGCGCCCTCGAGCTCCAGGCCCCGACCGTGGTCCAGCGCAAGTCGGTCCACGAGCCGCTCGCCACCGGCATCAAGGCCATCGACGCGATGACCCCGATCGGCCGCGGCCAGCGCCAGCTGATCATCGGCGACCGCGCCACCGGCAAGACCACCATCGCGATCGACACGATCATCAACCAGAAGCAGAACTGGGAGTCGGGCGACCCCGACAAGCAGGTCCGCTGCATCTACGTTGCCATCGGCCAGAAGGGCTCCACCATCGCCTCCGTGCGCGGTGCCCTCGAGGAGGCCGGCGCCCTGGAGTACACCACCATCGTGGCCTCCCCGGCGTCCGACTCGGCCGGCTTCAAGTACCTCGCCCCCTACACCGGCTCGGCCATCGGCCAGCACTGGATGTACGACGGCAAGCACGTCCTCATCGTGTTCGACGACCTCACCAAGCAGGCCGAGGCCTACCGCGCCGTGTCGCTGCTGCTGCGCCGTCCGCCGGGCCGCGAGGCCTACCCCGGTGACGTCTTCTACCTGCACAGCCGGCTGCTCGAGCGCTGCGCGAAGCTCTCCGACGACATGGGCAAGGGCTCGATGACCGGCCTGCCGATCATCGAGACCAAGGCCAACGACGTCTCGGCGTTCATCCCGACCAACGTCATCTCGATCACCGACGGCCAGATCTTCCTGCAGTCGGACCTGTTCGCGGCCAACCAGCGCCCCGCCATCGACGTGGGTGTCTCGGTCTCGCGCGTGGGTGGTTCGGCGATGACCAAGGCGATGAAGGCCGTCACCGGCTCGCTCAAGGTCGACCTGGCGCAGTTCCGCGCCATGGAGGCGTTCGCCATGTTCGCCTCCGACCTCGACGCGGCCTCGCGCCAGCAGCTCGACCGCGGCCAGCGCCTGATGGCCCTGCTCAAGCAGCCGCAGTACTCGCCGTACCCGGTCGAGGAGATGACCGCCTCGCTGTGGCTCGGCACCACCGGCCGCCTCGACAAGGTCCCCACCGACGACGTGCTGCGCTTCGAGGGCGAGTTCCTCGACTACCTGCGTCGCTCGCACGAGGGCATCCTCGCCGGCATCCGCGAGTCGCTGAAGTTCGACGACGCCGCGGAGGCGGAGCTGGTCGCGGCCTACGACTCCTTCCTCGACCAGTTCGAGACTTCCGACGGCCAGAGCATCAAGGCCGGCAAGGAAGAGCACGTCGCCCTCGAGGACGAGGACGTCGAGCAGGAGCAGATCGTCAAGCAGAAGCGGGGCTGA
- the prfA gene encoding peptide chain release factor 1 encodes MFEAVEGMREEHAELEQRLALPETHADQRLAKQLNQRYAELTAVVTTWQNWLQLGDDVEAARELGTDDPAFAQEAEELAARREAAAERLRRLLVPRDPADGKDALLEIKSGEGGEESALFAGDLLRMYSRYAEARGWAVEVLDATESDLGGYKSVTAAVKARGTVEPGQAPYALLKFEGGVHRVQRVPVTESQGRVHTSAAGVLVSPEAEPIDVTIDDNDLRIDVYRSSGPGGQSVNTTDSAVRITHLPTGIVASCQNEKSQLQNKESAMRILRSRLLQAAQDAADAEASDARRSQVRTVDRSERIRTYNFPENRISDHRTGYKSYNLDQVLDGDLQPVLDSCVETDMAARLAALES; translated from the coding sequence ATGTTCGAGGCCGTCGAGGGCATGCGCGAGGAGCACGCGGAGCTCGAGCAGCGCCTGGCGCTCCCGGAGACCCACGCCGACCAGCGCCTGGCCAAGCAGCTCAACCAGCGCTACGCCGAGCTGACCGCCGTCGTCACGACCTGGCAGAACTGGCTCCAGCTCGGTGACGACGTCGAGGCCGCCCGCGAGCTGGGCACCGACGACCCGGCCTTCGCGCAGGAGGCCGAGGAGCTCGCCGCCCGGCGCGAGGCCGCGGCCGAGCGGCTGCGCCGGCTGCTGGTGCCGCGCGACCCCGCCGACGGCAAGGACGCCCTGCTCGAGATCAAGTCGGGGGAGGGCGGCGAGGAGTCGGCGCTGTTCGCCGGCGACCTGCTGCGGATGTACTCCCGCTACGCCGAGGCCCGCGGCTGGGCGGTGGAGGTCCTCGACGCCACCGAGTCCGACCTCGGCGGCTACAAGTCGGTCACGGCCGCGGTGAAGGCGCGCGGCACGGTCGAGCCCGGCCAGGCGCCGTACGCCCTGCTCAAGTTCGAGGGCGGCGTGCACCGCGTGCAGCGGGTGCCGGTGACCGAGTCGCAGGGACGGGTGCACACGTCGGCGGCGGGGGTGCTGGTGTCGCCCGAGGCCGAGCCGATCGACGTCACGATCGACGACAACGACCTGCGCATCGACGTCTACCGCTCCAGCGGTCCCGGCGGCCAGAGCGTCAACACGACCGACTCGGCGGTGCGGATCACCCACCTGCCCACCGGCATCGTCGCGAGCTGCCAGAACGAGAAGAGCCAGCTGCAGAACAAGGAATCCGCGATGCGGATCCTGCGATCGCGCCTGCTCCAGGCCGCCCAGGACGCCGCCGACGCGGAGGCCAGCGATGCCCGGCGCTCGCAGGTCCGCACGGTCGACCGCTCCGAGCGGATCCGGACCTACAACTTCCCGGAGAACCGGATCTCCGACCACCGCACCGGCTACAAGTCCTACAACCTCGACCAGGTGCTCGACGGCGACCTCCAGCCGGTGCTCGACTCCTGCGTCGAGACCGACATGGCCGCCCGCCTGGCCGCGCTCGAGTCGTGA
- the atpE gene encoding ATP synthase F0 subunit C has product MEGSINLVGLGLSAIGPGVGIGLIFAAFISGVARQPEAQSRLQSIAILGFVLAEALFIITVALAFVLPL; this is encoded by the coding sequence GTGGAAGGCTCCATCAACCTGGTCGGTCTCGGCCTGTCCGCCATCGGTCCCGGTGTCGGCATCGGCCTGATCTTCGCCGCCTTCATCTCCGGTGTGGCGCGCCAGCCCGAGGCCCAGAGCCGCCTGCAGTCGATCGCCATCCTTGGCTTCGTCCTCGCCGAGGCGCTCTTCATCATCACCGTCGCGCTCGCGTTCGTCCTGCCTCTCTGA
- a CDS encoding AtpZ/AtpI family protein yields MAESSATSSTPPRSNGAPSYLVAGVLFYGAVGWVLDQWLGTRFLVAVGVLLGGGLGTYMMIVQLQRQTAADLPPTNTQNTNEESE; encoded by the coding sequence ATGGCCGAGTCCAGCGCGACTTCCTCCACGCCCCCGCGCAGCAACGGTGCCCCCAGCTACCTGGTGGCCGGTGTGCTGTTCTACGGGGCGGTCGGATGGGTGCTGGACCAGTGGCTGGGCACCCGCTTCCTCGTGGCGGTGGGCGTCCTGCTGGGCGGTGGGCTCGGCACCTACATGATGATCGTGCAGCTCCAGCGGCAGACGGCCGCGGACCTGCCACCCACGAACACCCAGAACACGAACGAGGAGTCGGAGTGA
- the rpmE gene encoding 50S ribosomal protein L31 yields the protein MKKDTHPEYVETAVTCTCGASFTTRSTATSGSIHADVCSQCHPFYTGKQKILDTGGRVARFESRYGKKAAAKPETAESK from the coding sequence ATGAAGAAGGACACCCACCCCGAGTACGTCGAGACGGCCGTGACCTGCACGTGCGGCGCGTCATTCACGACCCGCAGCACCGCGACCTCCGGCTCGATCCACGCCGACGTCTGCTCGCAGTGCCACCCGTTCTACACCGGCAAGCAGAAGATCCTCGACACCGGCGGTCGCGTCGCCCGGTTCGAGTCCCGCTACGGCAAGAAGGCTGCTGCCAAGCCCGAGACGGCTGAGAGCAAGTAG
- a CDS encoding MraY family glycosyltransferase yields MREYLLVFLVALSVTYLLTVVAREIALRTGAVAKVRDRDVHAEPIPYLGGLAMLGGLCAAYLVAQRLPFLSRSDTVVFDDAGVVLLAGALVCAVGVLDDIFELDALTKLGGQVLAAGLLVALGVRFWFFPGADGTQFVLDDAQGSVLTLIVVIGTMNAVNFVDGLDGLAAGVVGIGAAAFFLYCYTLSATNNLTLATTGALLSAALAGACAGFLPHNFHPARLFMGDSGSMLLGLVLSASALTLTGQFVGMPTTGGNSLFVTVLPVLLPISLLMVPIVDLVLAVVRRTRAGRSPMSADKQHLHHRLLEIGHSQRRAVLIMWMWAFTIATGAVIVSLYETDLVWVAVGTMLAITVAMTFVLPKVHRPRKTGLGDTGLPENAVVEGREDLEEGPVSGPGRTL; encoded by the coding sequence ATGCGGGAGTACCTCCTCGTCTTCCTGGTCGCCCTGTCGGTGACCTACCTGCTCACCGTCGTCGCCCGGGAGATCGCGCTGCGCACGGGCGCGGTCGCCAAGGTCCGCGACCGCGACGTGCACGCGGAGCCGATCCCGTACCTCGGGGGTCTCGCGATGCTCGGCGGCCTGTGCGCGGCCTACCTCGTGGCCCAGCGGCTGCCGTTCCTGTCCCGCAGCGACACGGTCGTCTTCGACGACGCCGGCGTGGTGCTGCTGGCGGGCGCGCTGGTGTGTGCCGTCGGGGTGCTCGACGACATCTTCGAGCTCGACGCGCTCACCAAGCTCGGCGGCCAGGTGCTCGCCGCGGGCCTGCTCGTCGCCCTGGGAGTCCGGTTCTGGTTCTTCCCCGGCGCCGACGGCACCCAGTTCGTGCTCGACGACGCGCAGGGGAGCGTGCTGACGCTCATCGTGGTGATCGGCACCATGAACGCGGTCAACTTCGTCGACGGGCTCGACGGCCTGGCCGCCGGCGTGGTCGGCATCGGCGCCGCGGCGTTCTTCCTCTACTGCTACACGCTCTCGGCCACCAACAACCTCACGCTGGCCACCACCGGCGCCCTGCTGAGCGCCGCGCTCGCGGGCGCGTGTGCCGGCTTCCTGCCCCACAACTTCCACCCCGCGCGCCTGTTCATGGGCGACTCGGGGTCGATGCTGCTCGGACTGGTGCTCTCGGCGAGCGCGCTGACCCTGACCGGCCAGTTCGTCGGCATGCCCACGACCGGGGGCAACAGCCTCTTCGTCACGGTGCTCCCGGTGCTGCTGCCCATCTCGCTGCTGATGGTGCCGATCGTCGACCTCGTGCTCGCTGTCGTGCGCCGCACGCGTGCCGGTCGCTCGCCGATGAGCGCCGACAAGCAGCACCTGCACCACCGGCTCCTCGAGATCGGCCACTCCCAGCGACGGGCGGTGCTGATCATGTGGATGTGGGCGTTCACCATTGCGACCGGTGCGGTGATCGTGAGCCTCTACGAGACCGACCTGGTGTGGGTGGCCGTCGGCACCATGCTGGCGATCACCGTCGCGATGACCTTCGTGCTGCCCAAGGTGCACCGGCCCCGCAAGACCGGGCTGGGGGACACCGGGCTGCCGGAGAACGCCGTCGTCGAGGGGCGCGAGGACCTCGAGGAGGGCCCCGTTTCGGGGCCCGGCAGGACTTTGTGA
- the rho gene encoding transcription termination factor Rho encodes MTETPSAPAENVDATTPDGPAPKAARKSGGLSSMLLADLKSMAAGLGVAGAGSMKKAQLVEAIKAAQSGPKQEATKQEDEQAAEPVTRTTVRTRTRRQRQAEQAGEADRAPEQAPEQSSERESEDKPEQKPEQKDRKAKQDQKQGKQERQQQDQKPKQDRQQQDRQQQDRQQQEQKQAQQNQQQQANQQSDDDEDGEGGSRRNRRRRGRDRTTARTGGRNEPDTTILEDDVLVPAAGILDVLENCAFVRTSGYLPGTEDVYLSLSMVRKYHLRRGDAVVGQVRQPREGERREKFNPMVRIDSVNGTEAEGAKERPEFGAATPVHPYQRLRLATDADLVGKVVDIAAPVGKGQRGLVLTPPRTGATSLLQSVAQSVTTNNPECHVMVVLVDARPEEVTDFQRAVKGEVVASTFDRQPADHTLVAELAIERAKRLVELGHDVVVLIDSLTRLGRAYNLAAPANGRVLGGLVDASAVHPVKEFFGAARKVEDGGSLTILATVAVGSGSATDEFFLEELAGTENLELVLSAEKAARGIVPAVDVAASGTRHEDRLLAPAEGAVVGDLRKQLAAAETPQAVAKVIGAR; translated from the coding sequence GTGACCGAGACTCCCTCTGCTCCGGCGGAGAACGTTGACGCGACCACTCCCGACGGCCCGGCCCCGAAGGCCGCCCGCAAGTCCGGCGGGCTGAGCTCGATGCTGCTCGCCGACCTCAAGTCGATGGCCGCCGGCCTCGGCGTGGCCGGCGCCGGCTCGATGAAGAAGGCCCAGCTCGTCGAGGCGATCAAGGCCGCCCAGTCCGGTCCGAAGCAGGAGGCCACGAAGCAGGAGGACGAGCAGGCCGCGGAGCCCGTCACCCGCACCACCGTCCGCACCCGAACCCGCCGCCAGCGCCAGGCCGAGCAGGCGGGCGAGGCTGACCGGGCGCCGGAGCAGGCGCCGGAGCAGTCGTCCGAGCGGGAGTCCGAGGACAAGCCCGAGCAGAAGCCCGAGCAGAAGGACCGCAAGGCCAAGCAGGACCAGAAGCAGGGCAAGCAGGAGCGCCAGCAGCAGGACCAGAAGCCCAAGCAGGACCGCCAGCAGCAGGACCGCCAGCAGCAGGACCGCCAGCAGCAGGAGCAGAAGCAGGCTCAGCAGAACCAGCAGCAGCAGGCCAACCAGCAGTCCGACGACGACGAGGACGGCGAGGGCGGCAGCCGCCGCAACCGCCGTCGCCGCGGCCGCGACCGCACCACGGCGCGTACCGGCGGGCGCAACGAGCCCGACACCACGATCCTCGAGGACGACGTCCTGGTCCCGGCCGCGGGCATCCTCGACGTGCTGGAGAACTGCGCGTTCGTGCGCACCTCCGGCTACCTCCCCGGCACCGAGGACGTCTACCTGTCCCTCTCGATGGTCCGCAAGTACCACCTGCGTCGCGGTGACGCGGTCGTCGGGCAGGTGCGCCAGCCCCGCGAGGGCGAGCGGCGCGAGAAGTTCAACCCGATGGTGCGCATCGACAGCGTCAACGGGACCGAGGCCGAGGGCGCCAAGGAGCGCCCCGAGTTCGGCGCCGCCACGCCCGTGCACCCCTACCAGCGGCTGCGGCTGGCCACCGACGCGGACCTCGTCGGCAAGGTCGTCGACATCGCGGCGCCGGTCGGCAAGGGCCAGCGCGGTCTGGTGCTGACCCCGCCGCGCACCGGCGCGACGTCGCTGCTGCAGTCGGTGGCCCAGTCGGTCACGACCAACAACCCCGAGTGCCACGTGATGGTGGTGCTGGTCGACGCGCGGCCCGAGGAGGTCACCGACTTCCAGCGCGCGGTCAAGGGCGAGGTCGTCGCCTCGACCTTCGACCGGCAGCCGGCCGACCACACCCTGGTCGCCGAGCTCGCCATCGAGCGCGCCAAGCGCCTGGTCGAGCTCGGCCACGACGTGGTCGTCCTGATCGACTCGTTGACCCGGCTCGGTCGCGCCTACAACCTCGCCGCCCCGGCCAACGGTCGGGTCCTCGGCGGCCTCGTCGACGCGTCGGCCGTGCACCCGGTCAAGGAGTTCTTCGGAGCGGCGCGCAAGGTGGAGGACGGCGGGTCGCTGACGATCCTCGCCACCGTCGCGGTCGGCAGCGGATCGGCGACCGACGAGTTCTTCCTCGAGGAGCTCGCCGGCACCGAGAACCTCGAGCTGGTGCTCAGCGCGGAGAAGGCGGCCAGGGGCATCGTCCCGGCGGTCGACGTCGCCGCGTCGGGGACGCGCCACGAGGACCGGCTGCTCGCCCCGGCCGAGGGTGCGGTCGTCGGCGACCTGCGCAAGCAGCTCGCCGCCGCGGAGACCCCGCAGGCCGTCGCGAAGGTCATCGGGGCGCGCTGA